The window TCCTTCGATGATTATTTGGTTGAAGTAAAGGATTGGATTCAAGCAGCATATACATATGGCCTGCCTGTGTTTTTGCTGGGGCATAGCATGGGTGGATTAATTTCGATACGGCTCTTGCAAGAAGAACAACTTACTCTGGCAGGAGTCATTCTTTCCTCGCCTTGCCTGGGGCTCATTCACCAGCCTTCCAAGGTTATTAATGGCCTTTCTTATGGTTTGAATGTAGTTTTCCCATCCCTTCGCATGAATTCGGGACTCACTGTCCAGATGGCTACCCGGAACAAAGATGTCCAGGAAGCAGATTCAAATGATACTTTGTACGTTACCAAGGTATCTGTCCGCTGGTACCGTGAACTGCAGGACGCTATGAAAACGGCCTTCGAAGAGCTTGATAAAACTCAGGATACGCCAACTCTTGTTATGCAGGCTGGGGATGACCTGATCGTAAATAAAAAGGCAGTCAGCACCTGGTTCAATCATGCTCCGCTGTCTGAAAAACGTTATAAAGAGTGGCCGGGTTTGTACCATGAAATTTTCAACGAGCCAGAGCGTGAGCAAGTGTTTCAATACTCAATTGATTTTGTTCATAGCCAATTGCGCGCAATCGGTTATGTTCTTTAAAAGGTAGGATGGAGCTCCGTTTTTTTAAGGTCTCCTTCCTTTATTATTTTCGATGAAGGATGGCTGGCACGATTTAAATGACTGTTGCCGTCTTCATAGGCTTGATGAAGGATGGTAAGCCTTGATTTTAAGGACTGTTTCCGTCTTCATAAGCTCGATGAAGGATGGTAAGCCTTGATTTTAAGGACTGTTCCCGTCTTCATAAGCTCGATGAAGGATGGTAAGGCCCTATTTAAAGGACTGTTCCCGTCTTCATAAGCTCGATGAAGGATGGTAAGCCCTTATTTAAAGGTCTGTTCCCCTCTTCATAAACCCAATAAAGGAAGGATAGCCATTGGTTTTTGGCTAATTTCCGTCTTTATTAGTAGATTAAAGGAAACACTAGAATCCAGCTTACTTTTTTAAAAAAATGTGCAAATACAAGTAGGTGATTTAGAATTGATTATTCCAGCAAAACCAGTCAGCCTGATGGCTCTAAGTTATAGAAAGATATTCCCTGCTGTTAAGGAAGAATTGGGTTATTGGAAACAGCGGGCAGAAGCAATTCCGAATCATGAGCTCCGTAATCAGGCAATTGCAAGCATCAACACCAAAACGTTTCATTGCGAGGGCGGTTCCATCATTGCTTTAATAGCAAAAAACGAGTATAGAAAGGCAATTAAATTTATTGTGGCCTACCAAACCATCAGTGATTACCTGGATAACCTTTGTGATCGCAGTACCTCACTTGACCCCGATGATTTTGCCGCCCTCCACGATGCTATGTTTGATGCCCTCTTGCCTGGGCCAAGCCTTGGTGATTATTATAGCAAAAGGAAAGACAAGGATGATGGTGGTTATTTAGCCGATCTCGTTGGCACGTGTAAACAAGTCCTTCAATCTGTAAGCAGTTATCCTATTATCCAGGATCATCTTCTCGATCTTTGTGGCTATTACTGTGAACTTCAGGTCCACAAACACGTCCACCCCGATGAAAGGGAAGGACGGCTGAAGGAATGGTTTAGCCGCCATAAAAAAAGAATGCCTGAGATGGATTGGTATGAATTTTCTGCTTGTTCCGGCTCGACGCTGGGTGTTTTTTGCCTCGTTTCCTATGCGATAGGAAGTCCAATGGGGGAGGAGAATGCCAAGAAAGTAGTTAATGGTTATTTTCCCTATATCCAAGGGCTCCATATTCTATTGGATTATTTTATTGATCAAGATGAGGACAGGCTTGGCGGAGACTTGAATTTTTGTTTTTATTATCGAAATCAGGAAGTCCTGTTTAATCGATTGCTCCACTTTATGGAAGAAGCTGATCGCCATACAGAAGGGCTTCCACATCAGCATTTCCATATGATGATCAATCGAGGGCTTTTGGGATTATATTTGTCAGACAGTAAGGTGCAAAGCCAAGAGAGTGTCAGGAAGCTTGCTAAAAAAATTATAAAAGCGGGCGGCCCAGTAAGTAAATTCTTTTATATGAACGGACTGGCATACAGGTTTTTTCAAAAGGCTCGTCTAAACTAAAGTTGCTGTGCGGCCTGTAATACAGGAAACGTTCCATTTCAACCTCTGTATAAGACGAAATGAAAAATTGGATTGGTAACATTTCTAGCTCTACGACAGCCAAAATATAATCAACGCCTGATTGGTAACATTTGAAGCTTTTCGATGGGCTAAAATGTAACCAACAAGCCTGATTGGTAACATTTGAAGCTTTTCTATAGGCTAAAATGTAACCAATAAGCCGTATTGGAAACATTTCAAGCTCCGAAGCCAGTCGAAATGTAACCCATAAGCTTGCTCTGGGCCGTTGCCAGGCAATTTTTCCAGTTCGGTGTCAAACCAAGTTAAATTAACACGAAAAGGCATTCGCATCAGCGAATGCCTTTTCTCTTTTCAATGGCTACAATAAAGGGAGGATTGTTTTTCTGATTGATGAAACAGTATTGCAGGACATGGGCCTGTTTTTGGTCGAGCCCACCAGCAAATTTAAGTAAACCGTCACGTTCTTCCTCGCCCCCATCATGTCCATGATAGACGACAAGAACGATAATTCCTCCGGGTTTAAGCATTGCAAATAGCTGATCAACAGCCGAAATAGTTGTCCCTGGTTTGGTTATTATACTTTTGTCGCTGCCCGGAAGGTAACCAAGATTAAAAATGGCCGCGTGTATCTCGCCATGAAAACTCGCAGGAATACACGAAGATACATGCTCATGGCCTGTTTGGAACAGCTTTACCCTATCAGCTATCCCGCTTTGTTCAAGCCGGGCAGAGGTAGAGCTAATTGCTTCAGGCTGAATATCGAAAGAGAAAACAGTACCGGTTTCTCCAACAAGATTGGCCAGGAACAGGGTATCATGTCCGTTTCCCATCGTTGCATCGACCGCGCTGCCGCCTTCCTCAACGGCTTTTTGTAATAGGCCTCTTGCGAAAGGGAGTATTCCATCAAGCTTCATAGTGAACATCCTTTTTTCATATCGAAACTTCCACCTTTTTGTAAAACTTTCCCTGCCAACTGTTACGGCGCAGCAGTTCAGCGTCGATTGCGTTTAAGACTTCCCACTTATTTACACTCCACATTGGACCGATCATGAGATTTATTGGTCCGTCACCGGTTATCCGATGGATAATCATTTCAGGCGGCAGTACCTCAAGCTGATCACAGACAAGGTTGATGTACTCGTCAAAGGACAAAAACTCAAGCATGCCTTTTTCATATTGTTTCACCATAGGTGTTCCTTTGAGAAGGTGAAGAAGATGGATTTTTATTCCTTGTACATCTAGTTTTGCAACCTCTAGAGCCGTTTCCATCATCATATCGGTTGTTTCAAGTGGCAGGCCGTTAATAATATGGGTACAGATTCGGATTCCATGTTTTCTAAGTTTTTCTACACCTTTTACATAACAGTCAAAGTCATGAGCCCTGTTCACAATTTGAGCAGTCTTCTCATGTATAGTCTGCAGGCCAAGTTCAACCCAGAGGTAGGTCCGTTCATTTAACTCGGCAAGATACTCGACAACGTCATCAGGCAGGCAATCCGGCCGGGTTGCAATTGAAAGCCCAACTACGCCCTCTTTATTAAGCACAGTTTCAAACTTTTCCCGGAGCTCGGAAACTGGAGCATGCGTATTTGTAAATGCCTGAAAATAGGCCATGTATTTGCCATCTTTCCATTTTGAATGCATCTTTGCCTTTATTTCATTGAATTGAACCTCAAGCTCATCGGTGCGCCTTCCTGCAAAATCCCCGGAACCTGCTGCACTGCAAAATGTACAGCCGCCATGGGCAACCGTGCCGTCACGGTTCGGGCAATCGAAGCCGCCATCCAGGGCAATCTTGAATACTTTATGGCCGAACTGGCTGCGCAAGTGATAATTCCAGGAATGGTACCTTTTATGGTCTAGTGCATATGGGAAAGGGTTTAAATGTTTCAATTGGGGACACCCCATTTATTCATTAGTTTTGCCAGAGATTATGACATAAAATGAATTTTACCATGAAAGTGTACGTTGAGCCATTTCATTTCTTCCCAATAATATCGAGTGATAGTTAACGCTGTAGTGAACAAAATAAGAAGGAAACTGCTTTACGCAGGTTCCGGTCCAAGGTAAGGACTGATAAATCAGTAGGGGGGAATCCAATGGCAACCCGCCAATCAATTGAAGACTACATCCATAGATGCCAGGAAGCGATTGAGTTTGCGCAGGA is drawn from Bacillus sp. FJAT-18017 and contains these coding sequences:
- a CDS encoding alpha/beta hydrolase, producing the protein MWKWEADGEAKAVIVMVHGAMEHHRRYGWLIEMWRTSGFHVIMGDLPGQGMTTRSSRGHIDSFDDYLVEVKDWIQAAYTYGLPVFLLGHSMGGLISIRLLQEEQLTLAGVILSSPCLGLIHQPSKVINGLSYGLNVVFPSLRMNSGLTVQMATRNKDVQEADSNDTLYVTKVSVRWYRELQDAMKTAFEELDKTQDTPTLVMQAGDDLIVNKKAVSTWFNHAPLSEKRYKEWPGLYHEIFNEPEREQVFQYSIDFVHSQLRAIGYVL
- a CDS encoding tetraprenyl-beta-curcumene synthase family protein gives rise to the protein MIIPAKPVSLMALSYRKIFPAVKEELGYWKQRAEAIPNHELRNQAIASINTKTFHCEGGSIIALIAKNEYRKAIKFIVAYQTISDYLDNLCDRSTSLDPDDFAALHDAMFDALLPGPSLGDYYSKRKDKDDGGYLADLVGTCKQVLQSVSSYPIIQDHLLDLCGYYCELQVHKHVHPDEREGRLKEWFSRHKKRMPEMDWYEFSACSGSTLGVFCLVSYAIGSPMGEENAKKVVNGYFPYIQGLHILLDYFIDQDEDRLGGDLNFCFYYRNQEVLFNRLLHFMEEADRHTEGLPHQHFHMMINRGLLGLYLSDSKVQSQESVRKLAKKIIKAGGPVSKFFYMNGLAYRFFQKARLN
- a CDS encoding tRNA (mnm(5)s(2)U34)-methyltransferase; amino-acid sequence: MKLDGILPFARGLLQKAVEEGGSAVDATMGNGHDTLFLANLVGETGTVFSFDIQPEAISSTSARLEQSGIADRVKLFQTGHEHVSSCIPASFHGEIHAAIFNLGYLPGSDKSIITKPGTTISAVDQLFAMLKPGGIIVLVVYHGHDGGEEERDGLLKFAGGLDQKQAHVLQYCFINQKNNPPFIVAIEKRKGIR
- a CDS encoding TIGR01212 family radical SAM protein (This family includes YhcC from E. coli K-12, an uncharacterized radical SAM protein.) encodes the protein MKHLNPFPYALDHKRYHSWNYHLRSQFGHKVFKIALDGGFDCPNRDGTVAHGGCTFCSAAGSGDFAGRRTDELEVQFNEIKAKMHSKWKDGKYMAYFQAFTNTHAPVSELREKFETVLNKEGVVGLSIATRPDCLPDDVVEYLAELNERTYLWVELGLQTIHEKTAQIVNRAHDFDCYVKGVEKLRKHGIRICTHIINGLPLETTDMMMETALEVAKLDVQGIKIHLLHLLKGTPMVKQYEKGMLEFLSFDEYINLVCDQLEVLPPEMIIHRITGDGPINLMIGPMWSVNKWEVLNAIDAELLRRNSWQGKFYKKVEVSI